In a single window of the Melioribacteraceae bacterium genome:
- a CDS encoding glycosyltransferase codes for MVKKNQKYQIALDNREIKPPSRDESREKLRTIFVSGFFSILLIITIFLTLPLTVLSWSGLFVYSSIVSLVIFLFILLIRYFATLFMAYFYITRYTVQDKDGYYPFVSIIVPVFNEGKVLESSIESLLELDYANYEIIIVNDGSSDDTAEVGERLVGYRNGRLGLVKVSLINKPNGGKAKALNAGIQYSEAQFVLCMDGDSQLSEQTLKVAVRHFSDPAVGAVAGNVKVQNRHKILTDLQALEYLEGLNMARSSQGFLQLVNIIPGPIGVFRKNALRDAGFYSSDTFAEDADVTLKILAQGWKIIYEPNAIAYTEAPITIYQLLKQRYRWTRGILQAIRKHKKFLYNPTMNFNNSMILWIMFYEALIWPAMNIFVNLYFIIIALFYGLSSFIFLWWIGIAVLDLMAAIYCIAAEKEEFRLVPYAIIYRIVFILLIDVTKAMATIEEFLGFSMTWGKLERSGTGGSRKQSNAPKAAPAG; via the coding sequence TTGGTGAAGAAGAATCAGAAATATCAAATAGCTCTTGATAACCGGGAAATAAAACCCCCATCAAGAGATGAATCTCGAGAGAAGCTGAGAACTATTTTTGTATCTGGTTTTTTTTCAATTCTGCTTATCATCACAATTTTTCTTACACTTCCATTAACGGTTCTTTCATGGAGCGGATTATTCGTTTATTCATCCATTGTTTCGCTGGTAATTTTTCTTTTTATTCTTCTCATCAGGTATTTTGCAACCCTATTCATGGCCTATTTTTATATCACTCGTTATACAGTTCAAGATAAGGATGGATATTACCCGTTTGTATCAATCATTGTCCCAGTATTTAATGAGGGGAAAGTCCTTGAATCTTCTATAGAATCATTACTTGAGTTAGATTATGCCAATTATGAAATTATTATTGTAAATGATGGTTCTAGTGATGACACTGCAGAAGTAGGAGAGCGATTAGTAGGGTATAGAAATGGAAGATTAGGTTTAGTAAAAGTATCATTAATTAATAAACCTAATGGTGGAAAAGCAAAAGCTTTGAATGCAGGAATACAATATTCAGAGGCTCAATTTGTATTATGTATGGATGGGGATTCTCAATTAAGCGAACAAACACTTAAAGTCGCTGTTCGGCACTTCTCCGATCCCGCTGTTGGCGCGGTTGCGGGAAATGTTAAAGTTCAGAATAGACACAAAATATTAACAGATCTTCAGGCATTGGAATATCTCGAAGGTTTGAATATGGCTAGAAGTTCGCAAGGATTTTTACAATTAGTAAATATTATACCAGGACCTATTGGAGTATTCCGCAAAAATGCATTAAGAGACGCTGGATTCTATTCCAGTGATACCTTTGCCGAAGACGCGGATGTAACTCTAAAAATTTTAGCTCAAGGTTGGAAAATTATTTATGAACCAAATGCTATTGCTTATACCGAAGCACCGATCACCATTTACCAATTATTGAAACAACGCTACCGATGGACGAGGGGTATTCTTCAAGCTATTAGAAAACACAAGAAATTTTTGTACAATCCAACAATGAACTTCAATAACAGCATGATTTTATGGATTATGTTTTATGAGGCATTGATCTGGCCCGCAATGAATATATTTGTTAATCTGTATTTTATAATTATCGCTCTATTTTATGGATTATCGAGTTTTATCTTTCTTTGGTGGATTGGAATAGCGGTATTAGACTTGATGGCAGCTATTTACTGTATTGCCGCTGAAAAGGAAGAATTTAGATTAGTTCCTTACGCAATTATTTACCGAATAGTATTTATCCTATTGATCGATGTTACTAAAGCGATGGCAACTATCGAAGAATTTCTGGGATTTAGTATGACTTGGGGTAAATTGGAAAGGAGCGGAACCGGAGGATCGCGTAAACAGAGTAACGCACCAAAAGCGGCTCCGGCTGGTTAA
- a CDS encoding PAS domain-containing protein, whose protein sequence is MSEKFTKSKNRPDQLSRLFSVLIDKNGKIIALNNSFKKYFPSANPNNNLFDLFDNESFESLQKLFIESRKNEIAVEERIRFKEETGSQTFIVKITPLRSENNIYFIVQFDDETKSALTNEVTSLWVSSDIDDVIKNPGFLNIINKIKSSYPFSFIEKAKIQKDINAIDEFFWLKETSGKIVIVNEKFANWLGNKPSQLEGRSEEELLPKAVNSLVKNNANYIDESKNIIVVENISNQLFGIEKENLSLIQFPMLDIDNQTIAIISVTSEIPRKIDNKTEYKFLLPPVKNLPFAAAIISIDNKIISFNKVLLHLFKLNEKIDLVGQDISKVFEKGILQLVEQLSVSGEKEIVSKYKFTEKINSEADIVLSKLQDFNDNLYAIQITLVPSAESNFETESKAKLYDVLNESMPAPMFIYDIENLKFLEVNEAALKFYGYKKSDFLNMDLTDLYAPEDIQTLIESGSSSLGNYSGPWKHKTSDGNSVYVQLSRFDVEFNNKKAHLNIIGNLSEHAEERKKFQILEAVYENSSDPVVLTDKDGFIISINDVVTKKLGYSKKDLENVSFITLLADDDRVNVNRNIFNAGLFKTTTIEVELKNSTGSFNKAQIVSTPIKNVNGEIESFNLILKLQNLQTEVKDVAHTQESILGKVDPPFLSNVFHEILTPINVILGFTQEIEESIENPNDEQKEALEIIKENQKLLLQIMDNAVEYSTLQQKVIKFRSEQIKFVDLLNEIKENVRKAAESKKIEFIIGRVSSTLTIETDKQKFISLISLFLKFAIQITKEESITLSANAVDDKNWIISVKDSKDKISQYLLKSLNEVFFEDELMSRRNYGFSRFSVKLAKKLLELLSAKKEIISKGDDEIEYGLLFPIKFIVPEDQEVTIENVKKDNIKALTEQPKIVIEEVPKIAITVPKAESTTLDIPKLSCLYLEDQVDSQILFKSQMKDLKSIEFSPSFENALPLLKTKKFDFIVMDINLQGEYNGLDALRIIQKMPGYKDVPIIASTAYVQSDARDSFVAAGFTDFISKPLLRAKILEVLKKLF, encoded by the coding sequence ATGTCTGAAAAGTTTACAAAAAGTAAAAATCGGCCTGATCAACTTTCGAGATTATTTAGCGTTTTGATTGATAAAAATGGTAAAATAATCGCGCTCAATAATAGTTTTAAAAAATATTTCCCTTCAGCAAATCCTAATAATAATTTATTTGATCTGTTCGATAACGAATCATTTGAATCATTACAAAAACTATTTATTGAATCACGAAAAAATGAAATTGCTGTTGAGGAAAGAATTCGATTTAAGGAAGAGACTGGAAGCCAAACTTTTATAGTTAAAATAACCCCTCTTCGAAGCGAAAATAATATCTACTTCATTGTTCAATTTGATGATGAGACCAAATCGGCATTAACAAATGAGGTAACTTCTTTGTGGGTTTCTTCCGATATTGATGATGTAATAAAGAATCCCGGTTTTTTAAATATAATTAACAAGATTAAATCTTCTTATCCCTTCTCCTTTATTGAGAAAGCAAAAATTCAAAAAGATATAAATGCCATTGATGAATTCTTTTGGTTAAAAGAAACTTCCGGCAAAATTGTTATTGTTAATGAAAAATTTGCAAATTGGCTCGGTAATAAACCATCCCAGCTCGAGGGAAGAAGCGAGGAAGAACTCCTCCCAAAAGCTGTAAATAGTCTCGTAAAGAATAACGCCAATTATATTGATGAATCAAAAAATATTATAGTTGTTGAAAATATATCTAATCAACTATTTGGAATTGAAAAGGAAAATCTTTCCCTAATTCAATTCCCAATGCTAGATATCGATAACCAAACAATAGCAATTATTTCAGTAACTTCTGAAATACCTCGCAAGATCGATAATAAAACAGAATATAAATTTCTGCTTCCGCCAGTCAAGAACTTGCCTTTTGCAGCCGCAATCATAAGCATAGACAATAAAATTATTTCATTTAATAAGGTATTACTCCACCTATTTAAACTAAATGAAAAAATAGATCTTGTTGGTCAGGATATTTCAAAAGTGTTCGAAAAAGGAATTCTACAATTAGTTGAGCAACTTTCTGTAAGCGGCGAAAAAGAGATTGTTTCAAAATACAAGTTTACAGAGAAAATTAATTCTGAAGCAGATATCGTACTGAGCAAACTCCAGGATTTTAATGATAATTTATACGCAATTCAAATAACGCTTGTCCCATCTGCCGAAAGTAATTTTGAGACCGAATCTAAAGCCAAGTTATATGATGTCCTAAATGAAAGTATGCCGGCACCGATGTTTATCTATGATATCGAAAACCTGAAATTCCTTGAAGTTAATGAGGCTGCATTAAAATTTTATGGTTATAAGAAAAGTGATTTTCTTAATATGGATTTAACAGATTTATATGCCCCCGAAGATATCCAAACGTTAATTGAATCGGGCAGTTCCTCATTAGGTAATTATAGTGGTCCTTGGAAACATAAAACCAGCGATGGTAATTCGGTTTATGTTCAACTTAGCAGATTTGATGTTGAGTTTAATAATAAGAAAGCACATCTCAATATAATTGGTAATTTATCGGAACATGCCGAGGAGAGAAAGAAATTTCAAATTCTTGAAGCCGTGTATGAAAACTCAAGCGATCCGGTAGTGTTAACCGATAAAGATGGTTTTATTATTTCCATTAATGATGTGGTTACTAAAAAACTTGGTTATTCTAAAAAAGATTTGGAAAACGTTTCATTCATTACTTTGCTTGCTGATGACGATAGAGTAAATGTTAATCGTAATATATTTAACGCCGGATTATTCAAAACAACAACTATAGAAGTAGAATTAAAAAATTCTACAGGCAGTTTTAATAAAGCACAGATAGTCTCAACCCCAATTAAAAATGTGAATGGTGAGATTGAGTCATTTAACTTAATTCTTAAATTGCAGAATCTTCAGACAGAAGTGAAAGATGTTGCTCATACTCAGGAAAGTATTCTTGGTAAAGTTGATCCTCCATTTTTATCAAATGTTTTTCATGAAATACTCACTCCAATTAATGTTATTCTGGGATTTACTCAGGAAATAGAGGAGAGTATTGAGAATCCTAACGATGAACAAAAAGAAGCTCTAGAAATAATTAAGGAGAATCAGAAACTCCTTCTTCAAATTATGGATAATGCGGTTGAGTATTCAACACTACAGCAGAAAGTAATTAAATTCAGATCAGAGCAAATTAAGTTTGTTGATCTTCTCAACGAAATTAAAGAAAACGTTCGTAAAGCGGCCGAATCTAAAAAAATAGAATTTATAATTGGCAGAGTTTCATCTACTCTAACTATTGAAACCGACAAACAGAAATTTATTTCACTAATAAGCCTATTCCTAAAATTTGCGATTCAGATTACAAAGGAGGAGAGTATCACCCTCTCAGCCAATGCTGTTGATGATAAAAACTGGATAATCTCAGTTAAAGATTCTAAAGATAAAATTTCGCAATATTTATTAAAATCGCTGAACGAAGTATTTTTTGAAGATGAGTTAATGAGTCGCCGGAATTATGGCTTCTCCCGTTTCTCGGTTAAACTGGCAAAAAAATTATTAGAGTTACTTTCCGCGAAAAAAGAAATTATAAGCAAAGGTGATGATGAGATTGAATATGGTTTATTATTCCCTATAAAATTTATTGTGCCTGAAGATCAAGAAGTGACGATAGAAAATGTAAAAAAAGATAATATTAAAGCTCTCACAGAACAACCAAAAATAGTTATTGAGGAAGTTCCGAAAATTGCAATAACAGTTCCGAAAGCGGAATCTACAACTCTTGATATACCAAAATTATCCTGTTTGTACCTTGAGGATCAAGTGGATTCACAAATATTATTTAAATCTCAGATGAAGGATTTAAAATCTATCGAGTTTTCACCAAGTTTTGAAAATGCGCTTCCTCTCCTCAAAACTAAAAAATTTGATTTCATTGTTATGGATATTAATCTGCAAGGGGAGTATAATGGTCTTGATGCTCTTCGCATAATTCAAAAAATGCCAGGTTATAAAGATGTCCCTATTATCGCGTCAACGGCTTATGTTCAATCCGATGCTCGTGATAGTTTTGTTGCGGCAGGATTTACCGACTTTATTTCTAAACCACTTCTCCGAGCTAAAATTTTAGAAGTATTAAAAAAATTATTTTAG
- a CDS encoding tetratricopeptide repeat protein: MKKNYYILIVLMLALSPLIRAQDPSKVMKSQAQSLMREARYGEAIDQLNKYIAANPRLSDGYHLRGLCYEKRTQYANSVYDLRQAIRLSPNDSVIRTDLNRVISVWHNLLYIKIEGHKRDIAIDPNRAFSYLEIGQSYRWLEQWENAEIWYDEYLKRDDNASPDEIIRYTEILTRTRALVKGERILKKFVERYPDDWRLWSRYGYFTLWLGKYKIAEDAFLASLGYKPFFKEAEDGLDLARKKGYLTQFDGTRWDKNERWTEPQEFPIDRLYRIVNRNPNNSDTQRLELAKELMKYNRLEEAYVQLLYLSRTKQGTAEFDNLWKEVTSIRDSTYNADVEKYTAILKENPMDKEAVVKLAQSYSNLFYYDSALEILGEYIVNVPNDQDLDVRFMYSKFAAWNYEWERSIEQLNNLLIQDPDNLEYKLLRSQISVWTVNDLDLAEEYLMDILNKEPNNIHALLATVALYSWRKDLPSSKQYLDRATALAPNDSEVLTAQSNYLLHVQAFEEDKIFQIRGQAGNLAMAGRCDEALELFEEYITKRTGLTREELLEYADVAACAGNYSKAINAYDQVLDLGFDYRVALLRAKAYFMNDEVQRSSDELESLASQIPDDYDAQLFLADTYAASQKLEPAESIYRKLNSPDINFLSKEDFLKKLTSLADFTAVAKDFSKSKELYDEVLSSIDEASKDGEEGFDINFKNDVQSRKMYLTDMLLLEGKYDEAEDLLDELTKTVKDEKLRQDLFTKRMFLGDAFVTVEQFGRAEDMYDEALKMARDTSDVSMVKQRMSWLPPTGFNRGLSSFGNALAYLLPTNISLTPFATYYKDNQNLSLYNYGMRLDTGLFGFLGAGVSWSRLNINNNINQRRFEQLKAIGSIFFSRFFTVSGEYGQFQPAAENKINIWGVSARYEKPQQYFLSAGYENTDARIVLYSPNLLFTKINLEIYRFQGRYTYKDEALLSAFYNYYNLSDGNQGNDLLLRFGRRFIEDAMFGYEFFYSDFGFSSTQYYSPQEFSSHSLWGEWQWIADDNLKGKIGGKIGYVPAVDYVISEFFAEATYNPLLNLIITGRVGYGNSFRYDSGYRSLSATVSAYWGIF; encoded by the coding sequence GTGAAAAAAAACTATTACATATTGATTGTATTGATGCTGGCTTTATCGCCATTAATTCGGGCACAAGACCCATCAAAAGTGATGAAGTCTCAAGCTCAATCGTTGATGCGAGAGGCAAGATATGGGGAGGCAATTGATCAATTGAATAAGTATATCGCGGCAAATCCAAGATTATCAGACGGCTATCATTTGAGGGGTTTATGCTATGAGAAGAGAACCCAGTATGCTAATTCTGTTTACGATCTTCGTCAAGCTATACGTCTTTCCCCTAATGATTCTGTAATAAGAACAGATCTAAATCGTGTAATCTCTGTTTGGCATAATTTACTTTATATAAAAATAGAAGGGCACAAAAGGGATATTGCAATAGATCCTAACCGTGCATTTAGTTATCTAGAGATTGGGCAATCTTATAGATGGCTCGAACAATGGGAAAACGCAGAAATTTGGTATGATGAATATTTGAAAAGAGATGACAATGCATCGCCGGATGAAATTATTCGTTATACTGAAATTTTAACACGAACACGAGCACTGGTTAAAGGAGAGAGGATACTTAAAAAATTTGTAGAAAGATATCCCGATGATTGGAGATTATGGAGCCGTTACGGCTATTTTACTTTATGGCTGGGTAAATATAAAATTGCTGAAGACGCGTTTCTAGCATCTTTAGGTTATAAACCCTTCTTTAAAGAAGCAGAGGATGGTCTTGATCTGGCTAGAAAGAAAGGTTATTTAACACAATTTGATGGAACCAGATGGGATAAAAATGAGAGATGGACTGAACCGCAGGAATTTCCTATTGACAGATTATACCGTATTGTAAATAGAAACCCAAATAATAGTGATACACAGCGATTAGAACTAGCAAAAGAATTAATGAAGTATAATAGGCTTGAAGAAGCTTATGTACAGCTTTTGTATTTATCAAGAACTAAGCAAGGTACTGCTGAATTCGATAATCTATGGAAAGAAGTTACTTCGATACGTGATAGTACTTACAATGCAGATGTTGAAAAATATACTGCCATACTAAAAGAAAACCCCATGGATAAAGAAGCGGTGGTAAAGCTTGCTCAATCCTATTCTAACCTTTTTTATTATGATAGTGCCCTTGAAATACTGGGTGAGTATATTGTCAATGTTCCAAATGACCAGGATTTAGATGTTCGTTTTATGTACTCAAAATTTGCGGCTTGGAATTATGAATGGGAGCGTTCAATTGAGCAATTAAATAATCTGTTGATTCAAGATCCCGATAATCTTGAATATAAATTACTCCGTTCACAAATAAGTGTTTGGACTGTAAATGACTTAGATTTAGCAGAAGAATATTTGATGGATATTCTTAATAAGGAACCAAATAATATTCACGCGTTATTGGCAACTGTTGCGCTCTATTCTTGGCGAAAAGATTTGCCCTCTTCAAAGCAATATCTTGATAGAGCCACAGCACTCGCTCCCAACGATTCTGAAGTATTGACTGCACAGAGTAATTATTTATTGCACGTTCAAGCTTTTGAGGAAGATAAAATATTTCAAATTCGTGGTCAGGCTGGTAATTTAGCTATGGCCGGCAGATGCGACGAGGCACTTGAACTGTTTGAGGAATATATTACTAAAAGAACCGGTTTAACTAGGGAAGAATTGTTAGAGTATGCTGATGTAGCTGCATGTGCAGGTAATTATTCAAAAGCGATAAATGCTTACGACCAGGTGCTTGATCTTGGATTCGATTATCGGGTTGCACTGCTGAGAGCTAAAGCTTATTTCATGAATGATGAAGTACAACGTTCCAGCGATGAATTAGAGAGTTTGGCGAGCCAGATTCCAGATGATTACGATGCTCAATTATTTTTAGCTGATACATACGCGGCATCTCAAAAATTAGAACCAGCAGAATCGATTTATAGAAAGTTAAATTCACCAGATATTAATTTTCTTTCTAAAGAAGATTTTTTGAAGAAGCTAACCTCACTAGCTGATTTTACCGCTGTCGCAAAAGATTTCTCAAAATCTAAAGAGCTATATGATGAAGTTTTATCTTCTATAGATGAGGCTTCAAAAGATGGTGAAGAGGGATTTGATATCAATTTTAAAAATGATGTTCAATCTAGAAAAATGTATTTGACCGATATGCTCCTTCTTGAAGGGAAATATGATGAAGCTGAAGATTTATTGGATGAATTAACTAAAACTGTTAAAGATGAAAAATTGCGTCAAGACTTATTTACGAAGAGAATGTTTTTAGGTGACGCATTTGTTACGGTTGAACAATTTGGCAGAGCCGAAGATATGTATGATGAAGCCCTAAAGATGGCTAGAGATACTAGTGATGTTAGTATGGTTAAACAGCGAATGAGTTGGCTTCCTCCAACCGGATTTAACCGTGGGCTCAGCAGTTTTGGTAATGCACTGGCATATCTTTTACCGACAAATATTTCCTTAACCCCATTTGCAACTTATTATAAAGATAATCAAAACCTTTCTCTCTATAATTATGGAATGCGGCTCGATACCGGATTGTTTGGATTTTTAGGCGCTGGTGTTTCATGGTCCCGGCTAAATATTAATAACAATATTAATCAAAGAAGGTTTGAGCAATTGAAAGCCATAGGATCAATATTCTTTTCAAGATTTTTTACGGTTTCGGGAGAGTATGGACAATTTCAACCAGCAGCTGAAAACAAAATTAATATTTGGGGTGTTAGTGCGAGGTATGAAAAACCACAACAGTATTTTCTTAGTGCCGGATATGAAAACACTGACGCGAGGATTGTTTTATATTCACCAAATTTGTTATTCACTAAAATAAATTTAGAGATTTATAGGTTTCAAGGAAGATACACATACAAAGATGAAGCGCTCCTCTCAGCTTTTTATAATTACTATAATCTTTCTGATGGTAATCAAGGTAACGATTTATTGCTAAGGTTTGGAAGGAGATTTATAGAAGATGCAATGTTTGGGTATGAATTCTTTTACTCCGATTTCGGTTTTAGTTCAACTCAATATTATTCACCTCAAGAATTTTCATCTCATAGTTTATGGGGTGAGTGGCAGTGGATTGCTGATGATAACCTGAAAGGTAAAATTGGCGGTAAAATTGGTTATGTCCCAGCAGTCGATTATGTTATTAGTGAATTTTTTGCGGAAGCTACTTATAATCCACTACTTAATTTAATTATTACCGGAAGAGTTGGATATGGTAATAGCTTTAGATATGATTCTGGATATAGAAGTTTATCAGCGACAGTTAGCGCCTATTGGGGAATTTTTTAA
- a CDS encoding fibronectin type III domain-containing protein, which produces MKYKMKSLVKSFLIIIAGFSSFITLNSCVESISDSEKASAAIPTIDIYSPSSNDSIMVGKTPIYFQSADGNGGQGLSHFDLYINNSYQGKFSVDSDGNNPALNLQLDSTLLNSRISYYVTVYNKTGKFKQSKIQENIFIKDKIPNAPTNLFLGRISDFEITVRWNDNSGNEEGFELWRKDAGSAGIIDYRRIRVLPINTITYRDNGVSPFVDYFYKVRAFNKSGYSAFSNELGSNSIPGGPWALSAYAIGSSMIHLKWVDFAVSELGFQIERKNAYEQNYKVIALTAPNTEEYFDNAVDASGSYTYRVAYFTSTSISSYSNEVSVSTFYTNVSAPSALAASYLASQGLILTWKDNSNSLAIQTNIERRTGISGPFTEIGTVEKGIITYTDNKIVRGTVYYYRIRQKIDKNAYTPYSETIKVDIP; this is translated from the coding sequence ATGAAATACAAAATGAAATCATTGGTAAAAAGCTTTTTAATTATAATTGCCGGTTTTTCCTCGTTCATTACATTGAATAGCTGTGTTGAATCTATTAGTGATTCTGAAAAAGCGTCAGCGGCAATCCCAACAATTGATATTTACAGTCCTTCTTCTAACGACTCTATTATGGTGGGTAAAACTCCAATCTATTTCCAGTCAGCCGATGGAAATGGTGGGCAAGGTTTATCGCACTTTGATTTATATATTAATAATAGTTATCAAGGTAAATTTTCTGTTGATAGCGATGGAAATAATCCGGCTTTGAATCTTCAACTCGATTCTACTTTACTAAATTCTCGAATTAGCTACTACGTTACTGTATATAATAAGACAGGTAAATTTAAGCAGAGTAAAATTCAAGAGAATATTTTTATCAAAGATAAAATTCCAAATGCGCCAACCAATTTATTTTTAGGAAGAATTAGCGATTTTGAAATTACAGTTCGGTGGAATGATAACAGTGGTAATGAAGAAGGGTTTGAACTGTGGCGTAAAGATGCAGGAAGTGCTGGCATAATTGATTATAGACGAATCCGAGTTCTTCCAATTAACACGATTACCTATAGAGATAATGGTGTTTCTCCATTCGTTGATTATTTTTATAAAGTTCGAGCTTTTAACAAATCGGGATATTCAGCATTTAGTAATGAACTCGGTTCTAATTCAATTCCGGGTGGCCCATGGGCTCTATCTGCTTATGCGATTGGCAGTAGTATGATTCATCTAAAGTGGGTTGATTTTGCCGTGAGTGAACTGGGTTTTCAGATTGAACGAAAGAATGCGTATGAACAAAATTATAAAGTAATTGCTTTAACCGCACCCAACACAGAAGAATACTTCGACAATGCAGTAGATGCCAGCGGAAGTTATACTTATCGTGTTGCATATTTTACCTCCACGTCAATTAGTAGTTATTCAAATGAAGTATCGGTATCAACATTTTATACTAATGTTTCAGCTCCCAGTGCATTGGCAGCATCATATTTGGCTTCACAAGGACTCATCTTAACTTGGAAGGATAACAGTAATAGTCTGGCAATTCAAACAAACATAGAGAGAAGGACAGGAATTTCGGGACCATTTACAGAAATTGGGACGGTTGAAAAGGGTATTATTACTTATACAGATAATAAAATAGTTAGAGGTACTGTTTATTATTATAGAATTAGGCAAAAAATAGATAAGAATGCTTATACCCCATATTCCGAAACTATTAAAGTTGATATTCCTTAA
- a CDS encoding beta-galactosidase trimerization domain-containing protein has protein sequence MAVKEAGRGLRVNYLIIFLSGLVLLITAILVFMLIVKNIYGNYEVTEILPTKKNLRFFDEERKYKAAILYSQYTENMLNTGSTWLKDNVDTWKRFVGNSKIKYDVISDQTIELGEHFNYKLIVLPGSKSLSDKQIVQLKKYVENGGSIFVTGGPATFSDEAKWRGWEFFTEVFGMKFNREIKPEESYKVHTLRGNLPLTAGVPTGYALKVATWDRPIYAEVLEPRTTQVSFWYDFRREAGLVREEVQKSTGISYGNYGKGRFVWFGFEINSVLGVQKDFIFFERLFNNCMNWLTYQPTGFVKDWPPNYDAALVFLPTFDNKFGTGATANSVTKFNNIPVTYFIDVDYIAKYPQQAKRLARDGSLGAIIDIGFIESPEDTLNKLFSKELQFNSLKIAKDSIKKVTGSNVTALMPLNGYYDDNTLQAMAAHYYEFLITDSLTDRSVPEIRVRNGKPIMIITKTARDDLEIIKNYGLTNTDFQRYTYEEDIDRVIFEGGLYILKVHPEYQLQPQYSSVINDLIRYAKKKNMWVTNLNDLKSWWMRRESVEVRYEARSTRRISVEITNPQDKISEQLVVQVNLNKKVKNVEISSDIINTEIPRHSLSEDKQIIYIYLDKMDPHESRSLLIDFENINS, from the coding sequence GTGGCGGTAAAAGAAGCCGGACGGGGACTTAGGGTTAATTATCTTATTATATTTTTAAGCGGACTGGTATTGCTAATTACAGCAATATTGGTTTTTATGCTTATTGTTAAGAATATTTATGGCAACTATGAAGTAACTGAAATACTCCCAACAAAAAAAAACCTACGCTTTTTTGACGAAGAACGAAAATATAAAGCCGCAATTCTTTATTCTCAGTACACCGAAAACATGCTTAATACAGGCAGCACCTGGTTAAAAGATAATGTTGATACCTGGAAACGTTTCGTTGGTAATTCTAAAATTAAATATGATGTAATCAGCGATCAAACTATTGAGCTTGGTGAACATTTTAATTATAAACTGATAGTACTTCCCGGATCTAAATCTCTATCCGATAAACAAATTGTACAGCTTAAAAAATATGTAGAAAATGGTGGTAGCATTTTTGTTACCGGCGGTCCAGCAACATTTTCTGATGAGGCAAAATGGCGTGGATGGGAATTTTTTACTGAAGTTTTTGGTATGAAATTCAATAGAGAAATTAAACCGGAAGAATCGTACAAAGTACATACTTTAAGAGGGAATTTACCTTTAACCGCCGGCGTTCCAACCGGCTATGCTCTTAAAGTAGCAACTTGGGATCGACCGATTTATGCGGAAGTGTTGGAACCAAGAACTACTCAAGTTAGCTTTTGGTATGACTTCCGACGCGAAGCTGGATTAGTTAGAGAAGAAGTTCAAAAAAGTACAGGTATTTCTTATGGTAACTATGGGAAGGGAAGATTTGTTTGGTTTGGTTTTGAAATAAATTCTGTTCTGGGTGTTCAAAAAGATTTTATATTCTTTGAAAGACTTTTTAATAATTGTATGAATTGGCTTACTTACCAACCTACCGGATTCGTAAAAGACTGGCCACCAAACTACGATGCGGCATTAGTTTTTTTACCAACATTCGATAATAAATTTGGTACTGGCGCCACAGCAAACTCTGTAACTAAGTTTAATAACATCCCAGTTACTTATTTTATTGATGTTGATTATATCGCAAAATATCCACAACAGGCAAAAAGACTCGCGAGAGATGGCTCACTAGGCGCAATAATTGACATCGGTTTTATTGAATCTCCTGAAGACACATTAAATAAATTATTCTCAAAGGAACTTCAGTTTAATTCATTAAAAATTGCGAAGGATTCAATTAAAAAAGTAACCGGCTCAAATGTTACTGCACTTATGCCATTAAATGGTTATTACGACGACAACACTTTACAGGCAATGGCGGCACACTATTATGAATTCCTTATAACCGATTCACTAACAGATAGATCGGTACCGGAAATAAGAGTACGAAATGGCAAACCAATTATGATAATTACTAAAACTGCGCGTGATGATTTGGAAATTATTAAAAATTATGGATTGACAAATACCGATTTTCAACGTTATACTTACGAAGAAGATATCGATCGCGTAATATTTGAAGGGGGCTTATATATCCTTAAAGTGCACCCTGAATACCAACTGCAGCCCCAGTATTCTTCTGTAATTAATGATCTAATTAGATACGCAAAGAAGAAAAATATGTGGGTGACTAATCTTAATGACTTAAAATCTTGGTGGATGCGACGTGAAAGTGTGGAAGTTAGATATGAGGCGCGCAGTACAAGAAGAATTTCTGTTGAAATAACAAATCCTCAGGATAAAATCTCTGAACAACTGGTCGTTCAAGTCAACTTGAATAAAAAAGTGAAAAATGTTGAAATTTCTTCCGATATAATAAATACAGAAATACCACGACATTCATTATCGGAAGATAAACAGATAATTTATATCTACTTAGATAAAATGGATCCCCACGAATCCAGATCTCTGTTAATAGATTTTGAGAATATAAATAGTTGA